A region from the Fusibacter sp. A1 genome encodes:
- the rimI gene encoding ribosomal protein S18-alanine N-acetyltransferase codes for MLIRDMTLGDLDGVMLVESLSFKTPWDRASFESELTLNRLARYMVIEVDGVIVGYAGYWHVMDEGHITNVAIHPAFRKHGLGKALIAHLVNRAVSEEINHLTLEVRVSNEPAIALYKGFGFVSRGVRPKYYQDTGEDALIMWADLRGDKQ; via the coding sequence ATGCTGATACGTGATATGACTCTAGGTGATTTGGACGGCGTGATGCTTGTTGAATCCTTATCTTTCAAAACGCCATGGGATAGGGCGTCCTTTGAGAGTGAGCTGACACTTAATAGACTGGCTCGGTATATGGTCATTGAAGTAGATGGTGTGATCGTCGGTTATGCGGGCTATTGGCACGTTATGGATGAAGGACATATCACCAATGTAGCGATCCACCCGGCTTTCAGAAAACATGGTTTGGGAAAGGCTTTGATCGCACATTTAGTAAATCGTGCCGTTTCTGAGGAAATCAATCACTTGACACTTGAAGTACGTGTATCGAATGAGCCTGCAATCGCACTTTATAAGGGCTTTGGATTTGTCAGTCGTGGAGTGAGACCGAAGTATTATCAGGATACAGGAGAAGACGCTCTTATCATGTGGGCCGATCTAAGAGGAGATAAGCAATGA
- the tsaE gene encoding tRNA (adenosine(37)-N6)-threonylcarbamoyltransferase complex ATPase subunit type 1 TsaE, whose amino-acid sequence MRIHAKNEEMMMHVGHLIAGKLSKGDVVALIGDLGTGKTTLTKAIGEALNIPGYMASPSYNIVNAYECSLGPLYHADVYRIDTIDSLDEIGFFEYLHEGGIVLIEWADKILDELKVETDQLILITIDNHEEGRILELNGYKSFDFEIKE is encoded by the coding sequence ATGAGAATTCATGCTAAAAATGAAGAGATGATGATGCATGTAGGGCATCTGATAGCGGGTAAGCTTTCCAAAGGGGATGTTGTCGCCTTGATTGGCGATTTAGGTACAGGCAAGACCACGCTTACTAAAGCGATCGGTGAGGCGCTGAATATACCTGGGTATATGGCAAGCCCGTCTTATAATATTGTAAACGCGTATGAGTGTTCGTTAGGACCTTTATATCATGCGGATGTCTATAGAATCGATACGATAGACTCGTTAGATGAAATCGGATTTTTCGAGTACCTGCATGAGGGTGGAATAGTTCTGATAGAGTGGGCTGACAAGATTCTTGATGAGCTGAAGGTCGAAACCGATCAGTTGATTCTGATTACGATTGACAATCATGAAGAAGGTCGAATACTCGAATTAAATGGATATAAATCGTTTGATTTTGAGATAAAGGAGTAG
- the tsaD gene encoding tRNA (adenosine(37)-N6)-threonylcarbamoyltransferase complex transferase subunit TsaD, with protein sequence MKILAIETSCDETSVAIVENGRTILSSIIYSQIEIHKLYGGVVPEIASRNHLDKIAHVIDQALEAAGLEFDEVDAIAVTEGPGLVGALLVGVNYAKTLSFALGKPLIPVNHIEGHISSVLLENKELEPPYMCLVVSGGHTHLAIAKSYTEFEVIGRTRDDAIGEAYDKVARTLGLPYPGGPYVDQLAKEGNREAIHFKRTFLEKDSYDFSFSGIKSGVLNYLNQAKQKNIEVVDADVAASFQEAVIEVLVTKAMDALADYEMDTLVVAGGVAANSRLREALTEAISKTDCRVYYPSLVLCTDNAAMIGASAFYHSKEHVGCDLALNATPNLRLGE encoded by the coding sequence ATGAAGATACTTGCCATAGAGACGAGCTGTGATGAAACATCGGTCGCAATCGTTGAAAACGGTAGAACTATTCTATCAAGTATAATCTATTCGCAAATAGAAATTCACAAATTATATGGTGGTGTGGTACCAGAAATCGCATCGAGAAACCATTTGGATAAAATCGCACACGTCATAGACCAGGCTTTAGAGGCAGCAGGTCTTGAGTTTGATGAAGTCGATGCGATTGCTGTGACAGAGGGTCCTGGACTTGTAGGAGCGCTGCTTGTGGGTGTGAACTATGCCAAAACCCTAAGTTTTGCCCTAGGAAAACCCCTGATACCTGTCAATCATATCGAAGGACATATCAGTTCTGTACTGCTTGAAAATAAAGAACTCGAACCGCCATACATGTGTCTTGTGGTATCAGGCGGGCATACCCATCTTGCTATTGCAAAGTCCTACACCGAGTTTGAGGTGATCGGCAGGACGCGTGACGATGCGATAGGTGAGGCGTATGATAAAGTGGCTAGGACCTTAGGACTGCCGTACCCTGGTGGACCATATGTCGATCAACTCGCAAAAGAAGGAAACCGTGAGGCGATTCATTTTAAAAGAACTTTTTTAGAAAAGGATTCCTATGACTTTAGTTTTTCAGGTATCAAGTCAGGAGTGCTCAACTATCTGAACCAGGCAAAGCAGAAAAACATCGAAGTTGTCGATGCGGATGTTGCTGCCAGTTTCCAAGAGGCGGTCATCGAGGTCTTGGTGACAAAGGCTATGGACGCCCTAGCCGACTATGAGATGGATACCCTTGTTGTCGCAGGTGGAGTCGCTGCCAATTCAAGACTTAGGGAGGCGCTCACAGAGGCGATCTCAAAAACGGACTGCAGAGTCTACTACCCTTCATTGGTGCTTTGTACAGATAATGCCGCAATGATCGGAGCAAGCGCCTTTTATCATAGCAAGGAGCATGTAGGATGCGACCTCGCACTGAATGCGACACCAAATCTTAGACTTGGAGAATAG
- a CDS encoding 4Fe-4S binding protein, which produces MAYIINDSCISCGACEPECPVSCITAGDSIYVVDEASCIDCGACANVCPVDAAQPK; this is translated from the coding sequence ATGGCTTATATCATTAATGATTCTTGCATCAGCTGTGGCGCTTGCGAACCAGAATGCCCAGTATCATGCATCACTGCTGGCGATAGCATCTACGTTGTAGACGAAGCTTCATGCATCGACTGTGGCGCTTGTGCGAATGTTTGCCCTGTAGACGCAGCACAACCTAAATAA
- a CDS encoding redox-sensing transcriptional repressor Rex produces MSEKISRAVIKRLPKYHRYLKDLLEKDVKRISSKELSEIMGFTASQIRQDLNNFGGFGQQGYGYNVEELFSEIGSILGLVSDYKTIIIGAGNLGQALANYTSFEKFGFNLQAMFDLNPRLIGMKIHDVEVLDVENISEYLEKEAIDIAYICTNRDAAQNVAEKLVNNGIKAIWNFAPIDLKVPEDVIVENVHLIEDLFTISYFLKGASK; encoded by the coding sequence ATGAGCGAAAAAATTTCAAGAGCGGTTATTAAACGTTTGCCAAAGTATCACAGGTACTTAAAGGATTTGCTCGAGAAAGATGTTAAAAGAATATCTTCTAAGGAACTTTCAGAAATCATGGGGTTCACAGCGTCACAAATCAGACAGGACTTAAATAATTTTGGCGGATTCGGACAGCAGGGATACGGCTACAATGTAGAGGAACTTTTTTCTGAAATCGGTAGCATATTGGGTCTTGTAAGCGATTATAAGACAATCATCATCGGAGCCGGAAATCTTGGACAAGCTTTAGCGAATTACACAAGTTTCGAAAAGTTCGGATTCAATCTGCAAGCGATGTTTGACCTTAACCCACGTCTCATCGGTATGAAAATACATGATGTAGAGGTGCTTGATGTAGAAAACATCAGCGAATATTTGGAAAAAGAAGCTATAGACATCGCCTACATATGCACCAACAGAGATGCGGCACAGAACGTTGCAGAGAAGCTAGTCAACAATGGAATAAAAGCCATCTGGAACTTTGCTCCAATCGATTTAAAGGTCCCAGAAGATGTCATCGTGGAAAACGTTCACCTAATCGAAGACCTATTCACAATCTCATACTTCCTAAAGGGAGCGAGTAAGTAG
- a CDS encoding ATP-binding cassette domain-containing protein gives MIALSFSQIKKAYYEQTVLDSISFSINAQDKLGLIGRNGTGKTTILRLIAGVEEPDSGMIYMDSKLKVGYMKQTDELDEDYTLLSYCMSAFEDLLSLEENLTAMEHEMASFKTDNEDFKIFMSKYEALSHSFEQQGGYIFRSKVRGILNGLGFGDESHDRAVKSLSGGQFARLKLARLLIDEPDILILDEPTNHLDIATTSWLENYLKQYPKTLLLVSHDRYFLDSVCTKIMEIENSNTMIYDGNYTVFKKKKEAHLEQLKRQYEKAQSERAKQEELIRKFKQRGTEKLAKRAKSREKRLERLETPEYVASRDNKMKLNLKAGLSSGTEVLHVENLCKSYGEQEVIRDVSFNVFRGERIGLIGHNGTGKSTILKILEGSLDFDEGQIKFGHQVLCAYYDQSMEDLDPECTIIEEIHNFVPLMDEVDIRTLLGRFLFTSDDVFKPIKVLSGGEKARVMLTKLFLTDSNFLMMDEPTNHLDIYSKEVLEDALGSYDGTMIVISHDRYFLDKICDQILEIDNHELTLYHGGYSYYTEKKAALAAKDEPDKPLVTKTEKRQDKKKERQMINQKKSLQSQVSEIEAIIHSTETRLEEIAHELCDEAVYSDPEKTKAILSEEKQLKTTQEELYEKWEEINEQLSDM, from the coding sequence GTGATTGCATTATCATTTAGTCAAATAAAAAAAGCATATTACGAACAAACTGTGTTGGATTCGATTTCATTTTCGATAAACGCACAAGACAAATTGGGACTTATCGGCCGTAACGGCACTGGAAAAACAACCATATTACGCCTTATTGCAGGTGTTGAAGAACCAGATAGCGGTATGATTTATATGGACAGCAAACTCAAGGTAGGTTATATGAAGCAAACCGATGAGTTGGATGAGGACTACACATTACTCAGTTACTGCATGTCCGCATTCGAAGATTTGTTGTCTCTAGAAGAGAACCTAACTGCCATGGAACATGAAATGGCTAGTTTTAAGACAGACAATGAAGATTTTAAAATCTTCATGAGCAAGTACGAAGCCTTATCCCACAGCTTCGAACAGCAAGGGGGATACATATTCAGATCAAAGGTCAGGGGTATTCTAAATGGCCTAGGGTTTGGCGACGAATCACATGATCGCGCTGTTAAATCCTTAAGCGGTGGCCAGTTTGCAAGACTTAAGCTAGCCAGACTTCTGATCGACGAGCCCGACATCCTTATTCTTGATGAACCTACAAACCATTTGGACATCGCTACGACCAGTTGGCTTGAGAACTACTTGAAGCAGTATCCAAAAACATTGCTGCTAGTGTCGCATGACAGGTATTTTTTAGATAGCGTATGCACCAAAATCATGGAAATTGAAAATAGCAATACGATGATTTACGATGGCAACTATACGGTCTTCAAAAAGAAAAAGGAAGCACATCTTGAACAGCTGAAGCGTCAATATGAAAAGGCTCAGTCAGAGCGCGCCAAACAAGAAGAACTCATACGAAAATTCAAGCAGCGTGGAACCGAAAAATTGGCTAAGCGCGCGAAAAGCCGCGAAAAACGCCTAGAACGACTGGAAACTCCTGAATATGTCGCTAGCCGCGACAATAAGATGAAGCTGAATCTGAAGGCTGGTTTGAGTTCTGGAACCGAAGTCCTCCATGTCGAAAATCTTTGTAAATCCTATGGCGAACAAGAAGTCATACGCGATGTTTCCTTCAACGTGTTTAGGGGTGAACGGATCGGACTGATCGGACATAACGGCACGGGCAAATCAACCATACTCAAAATACTTGAAGGTTCTCTGGATTTTGATGAAGGTCAGATCAAATTTGGTCACCAAGTACTTTGCGCTTACTATGATCAAAGTATGGAAGATCTGGATCCCGAGTGCACGATTATCGAAGAAATTCATAATTTCGTCCCTTTGATGGATGAAGTGGATATAAGAACCCTCTTAGGTAGATTCCTGTTTACAAGCGATGATGTCTTCAAGCCGATCAAAGTGCTTAGCGGCGGCGAGAAGGCAAGGGTCATGCTTACAAAGCTCTTCTTGACCGACTCTAACTTCTTGATGATGGATGAGCCGACAAATCATCTTGACATCTACAGTAAAGAGGTGCTCGAAGACGCGCTTGGCTCGTATGACGGTACCATGATCGTCATCTCTCATGACCGGTATTTTCTTGATAAGATCTGTGACCAGATCCTAGAAATCGACAATCATGAACTGACGCTTTATCACGGAGGCTATAGCTACTACACAGAAAAGAAAGCTGCCTTGGCCGCAAAAGACGAACCGGACAAGCCACTTGTCACAAAGACTGAAAAGAGACAGGACAAGAAAAAAGAACGACAGATGATCAATCAAAAAAAATCGCTTCAATCACAGGTAAGTGAAATCGAAGCAATCATACACTCTACCGAAACACGCCTAGAAGAAATCGCCCACGAGCTATGCGATGAAGCGGTTTACAGCGATCCTGAAAAGACAAAGGCGATTTTGTCAGAAGAGAAACAGCTGAAAACCACACAAGAGGAATTATATGAGAAGTGGGAAGAAATCAACGAACAGTTGAGTGATATGTAA
- a CDS encoding MGMT family protein, translating into MAQMSFYDKVIAVIMSIPKGNVMTYGQVAAAAGNPKAARFVSGAMRRYQDSDLPWHRVLNSSGHISLPTYEGYELQKSLLLMEGVVMSDKDRVNLNVYAYRGPFHHVVDPEDDLPLK; encoded by the coding sequence ATGGCTCAGATGAGTTTTTATGATAAGGTGATTGCGGTTATTATGTCTATTCCTAAGGGGAATGTCATGACTTACGGGCAAGTGGCTGCGGCGGCAGGAAACCCGAAGGCTGCTAGGTTTGTAAGTGGGGCTATGAGGCGCTATCAAGATTCGGATCTGCCTTGGCATAGGGTCCTCAACAGCTCGGGGCATATTTCCCTGCCTACCTATGAGGGTTATGAGCTTCAGAAATCGCTGCTTCTGATGGAGGGTGTGGTGATGAGCGATAAGGACCGCGTCAATTTGAATGTCTATGCCTATAGGGGACCCTTCCATCATGTGGTGGATCCAGAAGATGACTTGCCACTTAAGTAA
- a CDS encoding MarR family winged helix-turn-helix transcriptional regulator, which produces MSQYSKELNTMLNKTLMRVNRIHSNKKLGTATCKLDIMDVAILEVLNDEPQSLKSLCTNMNYPRADLAKFVSRLLKSKLIEKSEDPVDKRLVVLGLTEFGDRQLAVASSKLHAPLEFAISELTINEEKAVLKYLSRLHQGFKQLEDKSEK; this is translated from the coding sequence ATGTCGCAGTACAGCAAAGAACTGAATACCATGTTGAATAAAACGCTAATGCGTGTGAACCGCATCCATAGCAATAAAAAACTTGGAACAGCTACGTGCAAGCTCGACATTATGGATGTGGCCATATTGGAAGTTTTGAATGATGAGCCTCAGTCCCTTAAATCGCTTTGCACAAATATGAATTATCCACGTGCGGATCTTGCGAAATTTGTTTCTAGGCTACTGAAGTCAAAACTGATAGAAAAATCAGAAGACCCAGTCGACAAGAGACTTGTGGTTCTTGGTCTTACCGAGTTCGGTGATAGGCAACTGGCGGTTGCGAGCAGTAAGTTGCACGCCCCGCTCGAGTTTGCAATTTCAGAGCTTACCATAAATGAAGAAAAAGCCGTACTCAAATATTTGAGTAGGCTTCATCAAGGATTCAAGCAGCTTGAAGACAAATCTGAAAAATAA
- the gdhA gene encoding NADP-specific glutamate dehydrogenase, with the protein MNKYISEVFERVQARNANEPEFLQAVEEVFESLEPVMDKHPEWVQANILERITEPERQIIFRVPWVDDAGNLQVNRGFRVQFNGAIGPYKGGLRFHRTVYISIVKFLGFEQIFKNSLTGLPIGGGKGGSDFDPNGKSDAEVMRFCQSFMTELYRHIGPDVDVPAGDIGVGGREIGYMYGQYRRIRGAFENGVLTGKGRPYGGSLIRPEATGFGVTYFANEMLKHEGLSFEGKTVAVSGFGNVSWGACIKVRDLGGKVVTLSGPDGYIYDADGIVTDEKINYLLEMRASGRDKVKDYADKFGCEFFAGEKPWGRKVDIIMPCATQNDIHLEHAEAIVANGIKFVVEGANMPTTNEALKFLMEKGVLVGPAKAANAGGVATSALEMSQNSMRLSWTAEEVDEKLHQIMIDIHNNAATASEAYGLGYNLVAGANIAGFVKVADAMHQQGNY; encoded by the coding sequence ATGAACAAGTACATTTCGGAAGTATTTGAGCGCGTACAGGCAAGAAACGCTAATGAGCCAGAATTTCTACAAGCAGTAGAAGAAGTATTCGAGTCGTTGGAGCCAGTAATGGACAAACACCCTGAGTGGGTACAGGCAAACATTCTTGAAAGAATCACTGAGCCTGAAAGACAAATCATCTTTAGAGTTCCTTGGGTTGATGATGCAGGTAACCTTCAAGTAAACAGAGGTTTCCGTGTACAATTTAACGGAGCTATCGGACCTTACAAAGGTGGTCTTCGTTTCCACAGAACTGTTTATATTTCAATCGTTAAATTCCTAGGTTTTGAGCAAATCTTTAAAAACTCTTTAACTGGCTTACCAATCGGTGGCGGTAAAGGTGGTTCTGACTTTGATCCTAACGGCAAATCAGACGCTGAAGTAATGAGATTCTGCCAAAGCTTTATGACTGAGCTTTACAGACACATCGGACCAGACGTTGACGTTCCAGCTGGCGATATCGGTGTTGGTGGTCGTGAAATCGGCTACATGTACGGTCAATACAGAAGAATCAGAGGCGCGTTTGAAAACGGCGTGTTAACTGGTAAAGGCCGCCCTTACGGTGGTTCACTAATCAGACCAGAAGCTACTGGTTTTGGTGTAACATACTTCGCTAACGAAATGCTTAAGCACGAAGGTTTATCTTTCGAAGGTAAAACTGTTGCTGTTTCAGGTTTCGGTAACGTATCATGGGGCGCTTGCATCAAAGTTAGAGACCTTGGTGGTAAAGTTGTTACTCTTTCTGGTCCAGATGGATACATCTACGATGCAGACGGTATCGTAACAGACGAGAAAATCAACTACCTTCTTGAAATGAGAGCATCTGGTAGAGATAAAGTAAAAGACTACGCTGATAAATTCGGTTGTGAGTTCTTTGCTGGTGAAAAACCATGGGGCAGAAAAGTTGATATCATCATGCCATGTGCAACTCAAAATGATATCCACCTTGAGCATGCTGAAGCAATCGTAGCTAACGGTATCAAATTCGTAGTAGAAGGCGCTAACATGCCAACTACAAACGAAGCACTTAAGTTCCTTATGGAAAAAGGTGTTCTTGTTGGTCCAGCTAAAGCAGCTAACGCTGGTGGTGTTGCTACTTCTGCACTTGAAATGTCACAAAACTCAATGAGACTTTCTTGGACTGCTGAAGAAGTTGACGAAAAACTTCACCAAATCATGATCGACATCCACAACAACGCAGCTACTGCATCTGAAGCTTACGGCTTAGGATACAACCTAGTTGCTGGTGCTAACATCGCTGGCTTCGTAAAAGTTGCTGACGCTATGCACCAACAAGGTAACTATTAA
- the tsaB gene encoding tRNA (adenosine(37)-N6)-threonylcarbamoyltransferase complex dimerization subunit type 1 TsaB has protein sequence MLLAIDATTKTASCALSKDGMLLAFTTLNSKKTHSQTLLPLIDQILKQCDAKVSDIRGIIVANGPGSFTGLRIALSTVKALAHPFNTPIYAVSTLKALSYHGKRFSGLVCPILDARRGQVYTAVYDHQGAVIKADTWKMVDLLEKLEGKKVLFVGDGVPVHRGLISDILGESAYFGDQREVLNTAIGLFDAYEQGDYTLSDYKSLEADYLRKPQAERELEEKSKC, from the coding sequence ATGTTACTTGCAATTGATGCAACGACTAAGACAGCAAGCTGCGCGCTGTCTAAGGATGGAATGTTATTGGCGTTCACGACACTTAACAGCAAAAAGACGCACTCGCAGACCCTGTTGCCGCTGATCGATCAGATTTTGAAACAGTGTGATGCGAAGGTATCTGATATCCGTGGAATAATCGTAGCGAACGGACCAGGCTCATTTACAGGGCTTAGAATCGCCTTGTCGACGGTTAAGGCACTGGCGCATCCGTTTAACACTCCTATTTACGCGGTTTCCACACTAAAGGCGCTAAGCTACCACGGAAAAAGGTTCAGCGGACTGGTTTGCCCTATTCTCGATGCAAGAAGGGGACAGGTATACACGGCTGTCTATGATCATCAAGGAGCCGTTATAAAGGCTGACACATGGAAGATGGTTGATCTGCTTGAGAAACTTGAAGGTAAAAAAGTACTTTTTGTGGGTGACGGGGTTCCTGTTCATCGTGGATTGATTTCGGATATACTCGGTGAAAGCGCCTATTTCGGTGACCAAAGGGAAGTTTTAAACACTGCGATTGGTCTATTTGACGCTTACGAACAGGGTGATTATACCTTGAGCGACTATAAGTCGCTTGAAGCCGATTATTTAAGAAAACCTCAGGCGGAGCGTGAACTTGAGGAGAAGTCCAAATGCTGA
- a CDS encoding acetyl-CoA C-acetyltransferase yields the protein MREVVIVSAVRTAIGSFGGAIGKVTPQDLGATVIKGALEKINLDPKEVDEVMMGCVIQAGQGQGVARQAAIKAGLSIETPAMTINMICGSGLKSVSLAVQSIISGDNEVVVAGGMETMSMAPYLLKEARWGQRMGDGQLYDTMVRDGLWDAFNDFHMGQTAENLASKYEISREAQDEFAVVSQNRAEAAQKSGRFKDEIIPVVIPQRKGDPIVFEEDEYIKHGVVVEKLAKLRPAFKKDGSVTAANASGINDGAACIIVMSKEKADQLGLTPLVTVVSHASAGVAPEIMGIGPVPAVRKALKKANLTVADLDLVEANEAFASQALAVAKELELNMEITNVNGGAIALGHPIGASGARILVTLIHEMQKREVKTGLATLCIGGGMGEAVIVKK from the coding sequence ATGAGAGAAGTAGTAATTGTATCTGCTGTTCGTACAGCGATAGGATCATTTGGTGGGGCAATCGGTAAAGTGACTCCTCAGGATTTAGGTGCGACTGTTATCAAGGGCGCCCTTGAAAAGATCAATCTGGATCCTAAAGAAGTAGATGAAGTGATGATGGGCTGTGTTATTCAAGCGGGTCAAGGGCAGGGGGTTGCCAGACAAGCTGCGATTAAGGCGGGACTATCTATCGAAACACCGGCGATGACAATCAATATGATTTGTGGTTCTGGATTAAAGTCGGTTTCACTTGCTGTTCAGTCCATCATCAGTGGCGACAACGAAGTCGTGGTTGCTGGTGGTATGGAGACCATGTCAATGGCGCCATATCTATTAAAAGAGGCTCGTTGGGGCCAACGTATGGGCGATGGTCAACTTTATGATACGATGGTGAGAGACGGCTTGTGGGATGCCTTCAACGACTTCCATATGGGTCAGACGGCTGAAAACTTAGCTTCAAAATACGAAATTTCAAGAGAAGCACAAGATGAGTTTGCAGTTGTTTCACAAAACCGTGCTGAGGCGGCTCAAAAAAGCGGTAGATTTAAAGACGAGATTATTCCAGTAGTGATTCCTCAAAGAAAAGGCGATCCTATTGTATTTGAAGAAGATGAATATATCAAGCATGGCGTGGTTGTTGAGAAATTAGCTAAACTTCGCCCGGCATTCAAAAAAGACGGCAGTGTAACGGCGGCAAATGCATCAGGCATCAACGACGGTGCAGCTTGTATCATCGTAATGAGCAAAGAAAAGGCGGATCAGCTTGGATTAACGCCACTTGTGACGGTTGTCAGCCACGCATCTGCAGGTGTCGCTCCTGAAATCATGGGTATCGGTCCTGTTCCTGCAGTTAGGAAAGCGCTGAAAAAAGCGAACTTGACCGTAGCTGATTTGGATTTGGTGGAAGCAAACGAGGCTTTCGCATCTCAAGCGCTTGCTGTTGCAAAAGAGCTTGAGTTAAACATGGAGATTACAAATGTCAATGGCGGAGCAATCGCGCTTGGACATCCTATTGGAGCAAGTGGTGCAAGGATTCTTGTGACACTTATTCATGAAATGCAAAAAAGAGAAGTTAAGACTGGCCTAGCTACACTTTGTATAGGTGGCGGTATGGGTGAAGCGGTAATCGTAAAAAAATAG